The DNA window CCTGCAAGGCGCAAATGGGGTCGATCTCGGTCACCAGCACCCTGGCCCCCAGACCGCGCATGGCGTCGGCGCAGCCCTTGCCAACATCCCCGTACCCGGCCACCACGACCACCTTGCCGGCGATCATCACGTCCGTGGCCCGCTTGATCCCGTCGGCCAAAGACTCGCGGCACCCGTAGAGGTTGTCGAACTTGGACTTGGTCACCGAGTCGTTGACGTTGAAGGCCGGGAAGAGGAGGTCGCCTTTTTTCTGCATCTGGTAGAGCCGGTGGACCCCTGTGGTCGTCTCCTCGGACACGCCCCGGATCTTGGCCGCCATCCGGCCCCATTTGCCCGGATCGATCTTCAGGGATGCTGCCAACCGACCCATGACCCAACCCATTTCGCCCTCGTATGTGACATTGGCCAAGGCCGGGTCCTGTTCCATCCGTACTCCCTGGTGAACGAGCAGGGTGGCGTCACCGCCGTCATCAACGATCAGGTCCGGACCCGAGCCGTCGGGCCAGGTCAGGGCCTGCTCCGTGCACCACCAATAATCTTCCAGGGTCTCTCCCTTCCAGGCGAAAACCCGGGCCAGACCCTCCTTGGCCACGACTGCGGCGGCGTGGTCCTGGGTGGAGAAGATGTTGCAGGATGCCCAGCGCAGATCCGCACCCAGTTCCTTCAGCGTCTCGATGAGCATGGCCGTCTGGATGGTCATGTGCAGACTGCCCATGATCTTCATCCCGGCCAGGGGCTTGGCCTCCCCGTACTTCTCCCGCAGGGCCATGAGTCCGGGCATCTCGTTTTGGGCCAGATCCATCTCCTTGCGACCCCACTCGGCCAATCCGATGTCCGCGACCCTGTATTCCAGGTTAGGTTCCAGTGGTTTGGTCATTGTCTCTCCTTGCAATGCTGTGGCCCGAATCGTCGGACCGTTATCAATTCGATTTTCGTCGGGCCGTGAAAATCATGATCACCAGCCCGTTGTTCACTTCCATCCGTTCCGGGTCCTCTGCCTTGAACCCGGCCTGCTCGAGCCAGGTCCGGATCTCATCGCCGGAAAAACCCAGCCAGCGATCATGGAATCTGGTCCGCAAGGCCTCGTCCCTATGCCTCTCGAAATCAATAAGCACGAACCGGCCCCCTTCGGCCATTACCCGGGCCACTTCTCGGATCACCGTTAGAGGATCGTCCAGATGGTGAAGGACCAGACTCATAACCGCGCAGCCCACCTCACCGTCGCGCAGGGGCAGATGCTCCAGATCCCCAATACGCAGGCTGACCCCCGGATGGGAACCCAGAACCTGCCCGGCCCGCTCCAGCATTCGGGGCGAACTGTCCACCCCGATGAGAAGGGGACAATGGCCCGTCAACCGCTTCAGGATGGTGCCCGGTCCGCATCCCAGATCCACCAGGGATCTGCACCCGCTTGCCAACTCGGCCACCCGTCCGGCCAGATCGAAATCCCCGAGAACCTCGCGGTTCAACTGCTCCCACCGGGCCGCGGCCTGATCGAAAAAGCTCCGGGCCTGCTCCCTCCTGGAGGCCACCACAGCCTCGGCCCGGGACAAATCTTCCCGAACCTGCTCTTCCCGATCGAAAAATGGGCGCAGAGCCTCGACGAACAGCCCGGCCGAGCCTTCGCGGGCCACCCGGTAGAAGACCCATTGACCGTCTTTGCGCCAGTCCACCAGCCCTGCCCCGGCTAGGATTTTCAAATGGCGGGAAACCCGAGGCTGGGAACATTCCATGACCTGAACGATCTCGCCCACGTTCAGTTCATGCCTGGCCAGCAGGCCAAGGAGCCGGACCCGGGTCTCGTCACCCAGGGCCTTGGCCATCTCAGACAGGCTCATTCAATATCCTTACGCCTTAATATCTGCATATTCGAATATATCAATAGCGATCATCTGGCATGGTTGTCAATACCATAAATCGAATTGAAAATCGCTGCCCTGATGTTGACGCTCAACCCTTCAGCCGTCTATCATAAAGCCCATGTCGCTGACTTCAGCCTCGTCCGTCCTCTCCAATGTTCTGTCCCGCCTTGACGGGCAGGACCGGGCCTCCCTGTCTCCCCTGTGGAAAAATTGGACGGAAGTTCTCGGCCCCGGTCTGTCCGACCTAGCCAAACCGCTAGGGCACTCGCACACGACCCTCATCGTCGGAGCGGACGACGGCATGGTTCTCAACGAACTGACCTACATGTCTCCGGAAATACTGGATCGGGTCAATGCGTTTTTCGGTGACCGACGCTTTGACAAAGTCAAAGTCGAACTGCTACATGGCAAAACCCCATTGAACGAGATCCGGATCGATTCACCGGACTGTAGGATCATTCATACCCGTCCCCCGAACCTGCGCGCTCTTCCGGAAACCATTCCCGAAGACTCCTTGGCGGCCCGGGCCTACCACAAGTACAAGGCCCTCTTCGACCGCCTGGATACCTCTCGGAAAATGGACCTCGAAGGGGCCCGACCGGGGAGCCGAACAGAAACCGACAAGGAGCATTCATGACCGAACTGAACGTGACCCTGAAAAAACCTCTGGAAAAAATGACGGCCAAGGAACTCAAAGCCCTGGCCATGGACCAGATCCCCCAGATCACCGGCGCCTCCGGCATGGAAAAGGAGGCCCTCCTGGCCGCCATCAAGGAGGCCCTGGGCATCGTCGACGACGAGAACAAGATCAACCCGTACAAGTCCCGCATCCACCAGATCAAGAAGGATATCCGGGAACTCAAGGTCTCCAAGGACGGGCTCGGACCCGAGGCCAAAGCTCAGCGGGACGCCCTGCGCAAAAAGATCAAAGGCCTCAAGAAGACCACCCGCCGTCTAGCTTCGGCATAGACGCTGGCAAAAAAAGGCTTGACAGCCCCGACAAGGGTGCATTACGAACTTCCACTCTTGCTGGGGGATCGTCTAGCGGCAGGACTACGGACTCTGACTCCGTCAACCTAGGTTCAAATCCTAGTCCCCCAGCCAGGCCAAGCGTCCCCATCGTCTAGCCCGGTCCAGGACCCCAGATTTTCATTCTGGTTACAGGAGTTCAAATCTCCTTGGGGACGCCAAAAGCACGCAAGCCTGAAGCGGGAAACCCTTCAGGCTTTTTTTTCGCCCGGCATTGACCGGCCCTACGTTGACTTTGGACCGTCGGGTCCGTAAGTATCCGGCTTTGGAAATCCCGTTTTGAAACCGCAAGCAAGGATCGTGTATGGCCAAGGAAGAAGCCATCGAAGTTGAAGGGACCGTCGAAGAGGCCCTGCCCAACGCGATGTTTTTGATTCTGCTCGAAAATGGACACAAAGTTCTCGGGCACATCTCCGGAAAGATGCGCAAGTACTACATCCGCATCCTCCCCGGCGACAAGGTAAAGGTCGAACTGTCCCCCTATGATCTGACCAGGGGCCGCATCACATACCGCTACAAGTAGCTCCTTACCCCGGGCATGGCCGACATCGACCTTCACACCCACTCCACGGCCTCCGATGGAACTCTCCCACCAGGCAAACTGATCCGCGAGGCCGCCCGCCAGGGCCTCAAGGCCATCGCCCTGACCGACCATGACACCACTGCTGGCCTAGGGGAAGCCCTCCGGGTCGCTCACGAACTGGGCATGGAACTCATTCCCGGGGTGGAATTGAGTGTCGACTTTTCTCCGGGCTTCATGCATCTTCTCGGCCTCTGGCTGGCCCCCGAGGCCCCCAAACTGAACGCCGTTCTTGCCGATCTCCGCCATAAACGAGACACCCGCAACGAGCGCATAGTCTCTCGCCTCAACGAACTTGGCATCGACATCACCTACGACGAGGTTCGGGAACTGGCCGGAGAAGGCTCTGTCGGCCGACCCCACCTGGCCCAGATTCTCGTCCGCAAGGGAGTCGTGTCCTCGGTCAACCAGGCCTTTGCCGAATTCCTGGGCAGCACCGGCCGGGCCTACATCCCCAAGGAAAAGCTGACCCCGGAGCGGGCCGTGGAGGTCCTGCTCGAGGAAGGGGCCACCGTGATCCTGGCCCATCCGTACTCCCTCTACCAGACCCCCGAGGAAGAGGAAATGACCATGGTTCGCCTGAAAAATCTTGGCATGACCGGCATTGAGGCCTACTACTCCCTCCACGATAAGAAGACTACGAAACGCTACCTATCTCTGGCCAAGCGCCACGGGCTTCTGCCCACCTCGGGGTCCGACTTCCACGGCTACGTCAAGCCCGACATCTCTCTCGGCGTCGGCCAGGGCAACCTGACCGGCCCCTACGCCCTGCTCCAGGCCCTCAAGGACCACCGCACCGCCCAGGGACTACCCTGCTGACTTGACCATGCCCGCCCTGCCCGAACTCCTGGCCCCTGCCGGGGATATGGAAAAACTTCGGACTGCCCTGGCCTACGGAGCCGATGCCGTCTATCTGGCCATGGGGTCCCTCAGCCTGCGCTCCAAGGCCGGCTTCTCTCCCCAAGAACTTCCAGCGGCCCTGAACCTAGCCCATGCCCACGGCAGGCGCGTCTATCTCTGTCTAAACATCCTGGCTCGGGAGGAGCATCTTGTTCGGGCCGAAACGATCCTGACCGACCTGGCCTCGCTTTCTCTGGACGGCCTGATCATCGCCGATCCGGCTCTCCTCGATCTAGCCCTTGACCGTCTTCCCGGCGTCCCCATTCATCTGAGCACCCAGGCCGGGGCTTCCAACTCCGGAAGCGTCCGGTTCTGGTCCCGCCAGGGATGTGCCAGGGTCAACTTAGCACGGGAACTCTCCCACCAGGATATCCGGGCCGCAGCCCGAGCCTGCCCGGACATGGAACTCGAAGTTTTTGTCCACGGCGCTATGTGCATGGCCGTTTCCGGACGGTGTCTCATGAGCGCCCACCTCAACGACAGACCGGCAAACCTCGGCCTCTGCGCTCACCCGTGCCGCTATGAATACCGGCCCGTCTCTCTGTCTCTGGAAGAACGGGAGCGGACCGGAAGGGTCACTTGGGAGGTCGAGTGCGATCCCCCCTTCGCCAAGGTCATGAGTCCTGACGACCTCTGCCTCCTGCCCTATTTGCGCTGGTTCTGGAAGACCGGAATCCGGGCCTTGAAGATCGAGGGTCGGATGAAAAGCTCCCTCTACCTTGCCCTGGTCGTCGGAGCCTACCGGGCTGGCCTGGACGCCCTGGCCAAAGACAGATTCCGGCCTGATCCTCTCATGGCCGTCCTGGCCCGGGCCACGACCCGCTCCCTGGGCACCGGGTTCTTTCTGAACCGACAAAGAATCTTCTGCGGCCCGCGGCCGAGGCGGGACACAGGACCCGTCCTGGCCCGAATCATTGAACGACTGGGACCGGATTCCTGGTTGGTGGAAGCGAAGCAGGCATGGAACTCGGATCAGGACTTCGAAGTCCTGAAACCTGATCTCGAACCGGCCCCGATTCCGGCCAGATGCTACAGATTGGAGGATGAAGAAGGCATGGGACAGACCAAGGTCCATCCCGGCTGGATCGGAATCCTGCGGACCGAGCGACCCGAACCGCAGGAAGATCTTTTTCTGGTCACATCACAACCTTGGGCGCGACCATCCGACGACACAGTACGTGTCCAGCCGAATCCCAACGTTCATAAACACTGCGCTCAGAGATAATCCTGGTCCACACAGGCTCGACCCTCGTCGGTCATGACCTTGAGAAAACGGAGATTCAATCCATCCACTGGGGCTCCCGGGAAGCTCCGATGGCAGCCGTCGCACCTAATCATGCATGATTCGGTAGGGGCCAGGATCGGAACCTTATGTCCGCAGAATGGACAGGGATAGATAAAAATGATCTCCATCTTTTCGGGCCGCACAGGACCCACGGGCCTAGTCATCGAGGTCAGCTCCAGGCTGGTCACTATCATCCGGGGCAAGATCAACACTCCTTGCCCGAGAGTAAAGGCCCTCAAGATTGAACTGTTCCCGGATCTGATCCAGGAAGACATGGACCATGACGTCATTCAGATCGACCAAAATCCAGTTTCCGGTGGCCTGCCCCTCCATGCCCAGATAGTCCTGCCCGACCTCGGCCACCTTCTCCACAAACCACTCGGCCAGGGATCTTCCCTGGCGGACGCTCTGGACCGAGGCGATGAGCACTCCCTCGGTCACCCCGGACACCTTTCGGACATCCAGGGCCACAACCTGCCGGGCCCTGCGTTCACGCATCCACCCGGCCATGGTCTGCAACTTTTCATCCAGCGGCAAATCCCGAAAGGGAATCGTATCCACCCGCACCTCGTCATGCCTCGTGGGCATGTGTCTATGCCGGTTGCCCGGCAATTTCATCCCGGTACTCGGCCTCGGCGAGAATCCTGACGCCGAGCCTACGGGCCTTATCCATCTTGGCAGGACCGACCTTGTCCCCACAGACCAGGATGTCGGTCTTTTTGCTCACCGCACTCTGAACCATAGCTCCCATGGCCCTGGCCTCCTGTTCCATTTCTTCCCGGCTCTTGGCCATCTTGCCTGTGAAGACCACGGCCTTTCCGGCCAGGGGCCCGATCTGCGCCGACTCTCCGGTCAGCGGTGTGGGCAAAAGCCTGAACCCCAGTCCCGTCAGATGGGCCAGAAGTTTTTGTCTCTCCCGAAGGCCGCGGACAATACTCTGGCTAGTGATGGGCCCGAATCCTGAAATGCCCAGCACGTCGCTTTCCTCCAATCTTTCCAGCTCGGTCAGCGTAACCCGGGCCAACAGTTTACGACTGTCGCCCGGACCAAGATCGGGGATTCCCAAAGCGGCCAGAAACCGCCAGTCCTCCACAGGCTTAGTCCGGCTGATCTCCAGAGCCCGAATCAGATTGGCCGTCTGCACAGGCCCAAACCCGAGATCGAGGAAATCCTTCTCGGTCATGGCATAAACCTTGGGTAGGCTATCGTAGCCCCCGGCCACCATCCGGGCCACGGCCTTGGGTCCGAACCAGTCCGCCGTGCCCAGGGTCTTGAACCAGTGTTCGATACCCTGCCCGACCTGGGCCGGACACTGGGCATTGGGACAGACCAGGAAAATTCCCGCCTCCGAGAGAGCCGAGCCGCAGGATGGGCAGAACTCGGGAATTCGGCAATCATCCGAGGGTTCCAGAACGAATTCCAGTTTGGGAATGACCTCCCCGCTGCGGACAATCTCGACCCTGGCTCCGACTCCGGCCCTCTGACTTTTGAGCAAATCCGGGTTGTGGGCCGTCACCCGCCGGATGGTCGCCCCGCTCAGGGCCACCGGTTCCACCAAGAGGACCGGGGTAACCTTGCCGGTCCGGCCAGTGTTCCACTCGATGTCAAGAACTCGGGTCTCGGCCGTCTCCCCCTTGCGCTTGACCGCGATCTGCCAGCGGTAATGGTGGGAAGTCGCCCCCATGTGAACCCGGACGTCCTCGTCTACGACCTCCACGACCATCCCGTCCAGGGCGTAGTCCACCTGACCGGCCAGGTCGGCACCCACCTCGTCCATACGCCTCAGCAGCTCCTCCCCGGTCCCGGCCCAGAAGGGCAACGACGCGTAGGGTACAAAACGCACCGCCCCGTCCTCCAAGGCCTCCCTCGCCGCGTCGTTGACCGTATCAGAAGACACGATGCCCACGACCAGATTCCGGGGATGGACGAATGCCTCGGCCATGTGCTCGTCAAAATACGACTTGGAGATGACCATCTCTCCGGGCCCCTGACCGCGGCCGCCCACGGCCACCATGCCCTTGTCAAAGACCTGACTGACCTCGTACCCCACGACCCCGTTGCCCCTGGTGGCGAATGAGGTGCCGTAGTCCATGCCGGCCAGGCCGTCGAGTTTGGGCCGGACCCGAAATTGGACCTCGGCCGCGCCGATCTCGGTCGCCTCCTTTTCCACCCGGGCCACGAACCGGGCCAGATCCTCGGCCGTGTAGGCCTTCTCCATGGACAGCATGGCCGCCGGATGGCGAATTTCGGCCCGGCCCTCGAAACGCTCGGGCTCCACCCAGTGCAGAAATGGATGATCCGGGGCCAGGGAACGCAGCCGCTCCACGAGAAGATCGTAGGCCTCGTCGCTCAGCAGGGGCTCACCCTGGCGGTAGGCCTCGTTGTATCTGGTCAGGTCGCGAACCAGGGCCAGAACATCGGCCGAGACGGACATGGGATCAGGAAACCTTGCTTCCGGCCGAAACCTCGGATGACGGTCCCAGAAGAGCCATGCCGGATTCAGTCTTCACGGCCAGGACCATGCCTCTGGACTCCTGCCCCATGAGTTTGCGGGGCTTGAGATTGGCCACGACCACGACCTGGCGGCCCTTGATCGCTTCCGGAGTCCAATGGTCGGCCAGCCCAGCCACGATGGGCCTTGGCTCCGTCTCACCAAGGTCCACCAACAGGGACAGGAGGCGATCGGCCTTGGGCACCGGGAGGGCCGACACCACGGTCCCCACCCGAAGATCAATCTGCTGAAATTCGGAGAATTCGATGAAATCGCTCTGGATGGGAGAAAATTGGACGGCCTGGGCGGACTTGGGGCCGGAGTGTTCCTTGCCCTTGACCGGCTCGGGCTTTTCCAGCTCCCGTCTGGGAAAAACATTGGATCTGTCGGCTACTTCTGATCCGACCAACATGACCTGCCAGTCCTCGAGTTCACCGGCCAGATCTATCTGTTTCAAATCCAAAATTACGCCAAGCTGGCCGAGCATGGTCTTTGATGCCTCGGGCATGACCGGCCAGAGGTGCAGGGCAATCTTGCGCATGCCCTCCAGAAGAAGTCGAAGGACCGTGCCCAGACGTCTTGTGTCGCCGACTTTGTGCAGCTGCCACGGAGCCGACTGATCCACGTACTTGTTGAGGGCCCGGACGAAATCCCAGAGCCCATCCAGCCCCAGGGAAGGCTGAAACTCCCCGAAATGCTCTTGGAATCGACGCAGCCTCTGCCGCCCCAGGGCCACGACCTCGGCCTCGACCTCGCCCATGGGTCCGGCATCGGGCACCGTGCCCCCGAAATATTTGTGGGTCATGGTCAGAACCCGGCTAAACAGATTCCCGAGATCGTTGGCTAGATCCGAGTTCAGGCGCTGGACCAGGGCCTCTTCGGAAAATGAGGCGTCGGACCCAAACTGCATCTCCCGAAGCAGGAAATACCTGAAGGAATCGACCCCGTACTTCTCGGCCATCCCCAAAGGTTCGACCACGTTGCCAAGGCTCTTGGACATCTTGGTCTCGGCCACGGTCCAGTATCCGTGGACCCGCAGACCCTTGTACAGAGGAATTCCGGCGGCCATGAGCATGGTCGGCCAGAACACGGCGTGAGGCTTCAGAATATCCTTGGCCACCAGATGCCTGGCCCCAGGCCAAAACTGGGCAAAGGTCTTTCCGTCGGGCCAGTCCAGAGCCGAGATGTAGTTGATCAGGGCATCGAACCAGACATAGGTCACAAATCGGTCATCAAATGGCAGTTCCACCCCCCAGGTCAGCCGGGACTTGGGCCTGGAGATGCAGAGATCTCCGAGATCCTCTCGCAAAAGCCCCAGAACCTCGTTCCGGTAGCGTTCTGGTCTGATAAAATCCGGGTTTCGCTCCACATGTTCCCTAAGTCGATCAAGATAGGCGCTCATCCGGAAAAAATAATTCTGCTCGCGAATGAATTCCGGTTTGGTCTTGTGGTCAGGGCACAGGCCGTCCACAAGTTCCTTCTCGGTATAGAACCGTTCGCACCCGAAGCAGTAGTGGCCGCCATACTCGTCAAAATAGATGTCGCCACGGTCAAAGACCCGCTGCAGAACGGCCTGGACCACCTTCTTGTGGCTGTCCTCGGTGGTCCGTATGAACCGATCCGGCCGGGCGTCGAGCCTCGGCCACAGGTCGCGGAACAAGCCGCTGATCTGATCGGCGTATTCCTGAGGACTCTGGCCCCCGGCCTCGGCGGCCTTGACAATCTTGTCTCCGTGCTCATCTGTCCCAGTGAGAAAAAAGACCTCTTCCCCGGCCAGACGGTGAAACCTGGAGACCGCATCGGCCACGATGGTCGTGTAGGCGTGTCCCAAATGCGGCCTGGCATTGACGTAGTAGATGGGCGTGGACAGAAAA is part of the Deltaproteobacteria bacterium genome and encodes:
- a CDS encoding PHP domain-containing protein, whose amino-acid sequence is MADIDLHTHSTASDGTLPPGKLIREAARQGLKAIALTDHDTTAGLGEALRVAHELGMELIPGVELSVDFSPGFMHLLGLWLAPEAPKLNAVLADLRHKRDTRNERIVSRLNELGIDITYDEVRELAGEGSVGRPHLAQILVRKGVVSSVNQAFAEFLGSTGRAYIPKEKLTPERAVEVLLEEGATVILAHPYSLYQTPEEEEMTMVRLKNLGMTGIEAYYSLHDKKTTKRYLSLAKRHGLLPTSGSDFHGYVKPDISLGVGQGNLTGPYALLQALKDHRTAQGLPC
- a CDS encoding methyltransferase domain-containing protein, which encodes MSLSEMAKALGDETRVRLLGLLARHELNVGEIVQVMECSQPRVSRHLKILAGAGLVDWRKDGQWVFYRVAREGSAGLFVEALRPFFDREEQVREDLSRAEAVVASRREQARSFFDQAAARWEQLNREVLGDFDLAGRVAELASGCRSLVDLGCGPGTILKRLTGHCPLLIGVDSSPRMLERAGQVLGSHPGVSLRIGDLEHLPLRDGEVGCAVMSLVLHHLDDPLTVIREVARVMAEGGRFVLIDFERHRDEALRTRFHDRWLGFSGDEIRTWLEQAGFKAEDPERMEVNNGLVIMIFTARRKSN
- the rsfS gene encoding ribosome silencing factor → MKLPGNRHRHMPTRHDEVRVDTIPFRDLPLDEKLQTMAGWMRERRARQVVALDVRKVSGVTEGVLIASVQSVRQGRSLAEWFVEKVAEVGQDYLGMEGQATGNWILVDLNDVMVHVFLDQIREQFNLEGLYSRARSVDLAPDDSDQPGADLDD
- a CDS encoding translation initiation factor IF-1, which gives rise to MAKEEAIEVEGTVEEALPNAMFLILLENGHKVLGHISGKMRKYYIRILPGDKVKVELSPYDLTRGRITYRYK
- the metG gene encoding methionine--tRNA ligase, which encodes MEHFFLSTPIYYVNARPHLGHAYTTIVADAVSRFHRLAGEEVFFLTGTDEHGDKIVKAAEAGGQSPQEYADQISGLFRDLWPRLDARPDRFIRTTEDSHKKVVQAVLQRVFDRGDIYFDEYGGHYCFGCERFYTEKELVDGLCPDHKTKPEFIREQNYFFRMSAYLDRLREHVERNPDFIRPERYRNEVLGLLREDLGDLCISRPKSRLTWGVELPFDDRFVTYVWFDALINYISALDWPDGKTFAQFWPGARHLVAKDILKPHAVFWPTMLMAAGIPLYKGLRVHGYWTVAETKMSKSLGNVVEPLGMAEKYGVDSFRYFLLREMQFGSDASFSEEALVQRLNSDLANDLGNLFSRVLTMTHKYFGGTVPDAGPMGEVEAEVVALGRQRLRRFQEHFGEFQPSLGLDGLWDFVRALNKYVDQSAPWQLHKVGDTRRLGTVLRLLLEGMRKIALHLWPVMPEASKTMLGQLGVILDLKQIDLAGELEDWQVMLVGSEVADRSNVFPRRELEKPEPVKGKEHSGPKSAQAVQFSPIQSDFIEFSEFQQIDLRVGTVVSALPVPKADRLLSLLVDLGETEPRPIVAGLADHWTPEAIKGRQVVVVANLKPRKLMGQESRGMVLAVKTESGMALLGPSSEVSAGSKVS
- a CDS encoding DUF721 domain-containing protein, with translation MSLTSASSVLSNVLSRLDGQDRASLSPLWKNWTEVLGPGLSDLAKPLGHSHTTLIVGADDGMVLNELTYMSPEILDRVNAFFGDRRFDKVKVELLHGKTPLNEIRIDSPDCRIIHTRPPNLRALPETIPEDSLAARAYHKYKALFDRLDTSRKMDLEGARPGSRTETDKEHS
- a CDS encoding U32 family peptidase — its product is MPALPELLAPAGDMEKLRTALAYGADAVYLAMGSLSLRSKAGFSPQELPAALNLAHAHGRRVYLCLNILAREEHLVRAETILTDLASLSLDGLIIADPALLDLALDRLPGVPIHLSTQAGASNSGSVRFWSRQGCARVNLARELSHQDIRAAARACPDMELEVFVHGAMCMAVSGRCLMSAHLNDRPANLGLCAHPCRYEYRPVSLSLEERERTGRVTWEVECDPPFAKVMSPDDLCLLPYLRWFWKTGIRALKIEGRMKSSLYLALVVGAYRAGLDALAKDRFRPDPLMAVLARATTRSLGTGFFLNRQRIFCGPRPRRDTGPVLARIIERLGPDSWLVEAKQAWNSDQDFEVLKPDLEPAPIPARCYRLEDEEGMGQTKVHPGWIGILRTERPEPQEDLFLVTSQPWARPSDDTVRVQPNPNVHKHCAQR
- a CDS encoding DNA ligase; translated protein: MSVSADVLALVRDLTRYNEAYRQGEPLLSDEAYDLLVERLRSLAPDHPFLHWVEPERFEGRAEIRHPAAMLSMEKAYTAEDLARFVARVEKEATEIGAAEVQFRVRPKLDGLAGMDYGTSFATRGNGVVGYEVSQVFDKGMVAVGGRGQGPGEMVISKSYFDEHMAEAFVHPRNLVVGIVSSDTVNDAAREALEDGAVRFVPYASLPFWAGTGEELLRRMDEVGADLAGQVDYALDGMVVEVVDEDVRVHMGATSHHYRWQIAVKRKGETAETRVLDIEWNTGRTGKVTPVLLVEPVALSGATIRRVTAHNPDLLKSQRAGVGARVEIVRSGEVIPKLEFVLEPSDDCRIPEFCPSCGSALSEAGIFLVCPNAQCPAQVGQGIEHWFKTLGTADWFGPKAVARMVAGGYDSLPKVYAMTEKDFLDLGFGPVQTANLIRALEISRTKPVEDWRFLAALGIPDLGPGDSRKLLARVTLTELERLEESDVLGISGFGPITSQSIVRGLRERQKLLAHLTGLGFRLLPTPLTGESAQIGPLAGKAVVFTGKMAKSREEMEQEARAMGAMVQSAVSKKTDILVCGDKVGPAKMDKARRLGVRILAEAEYRDEIAGQPA
- a CDS encoding adenosylhomocysteinase; this translates as MTKPLEPNLEYRVADIGLAEWGRKEMDLAQNEMPGLMALREKYGEAKPLAGMKIMGSLHMTIQTAMLIETLKELGADLRWASCNIFSTQDHAAAVVAKEGLARVFAWKGETLEDYWWCTEQALTWPDGSGPDLIVDDGGDATLLVHQGVRMEQDPALANVTYEGEMGWVMGRLAASLKIDPGKWGRMAAKIRGVSEETTTGVHRLYQMQKKGDLLFPAFNVNDSVTKSKFDNLYGCRESLADGIKRATDVMIAGKVVVVAGYGDVGKGCADAMRGLGARVLVTEIDPICALQAAMEGYEVTTMDKAAPQADILVTATGNYKVIAGRHMEMMRNEAILCNIGHFDSEIDMHYLETSPACRKVTIKPQVDKWILGSGRSIIVLAEGRLVNLGCATGHPSFVMSNSFTNQVLAQMELAAKDHPREVMVLPKRLDEEVARLHLGRLGVELDTLTPEQASYIGVDVEGPYKPDHYRY